In a genomic window of Curtobacterium sp. MCBD17_035:
- a CDS encoding ABC transporter permease, whose product MSTTIADRTVADRTVADRFARLRTEQLVPAGRTAGGTWGSVREIHGQRQLLDLLIRRDLKSRYKDSALGFAWSLIRPLVQLGIYWLILGKILGSSRAIPEFAIYVFAGLTLYGLFSEIVSGATGSVVANAGLLKKVYVPREIYPLSAVGGALFNFGIQMVILLIATAAFRSFPMNEGILFFFPATLVILIWATAIGLLFSALNVYLRDMAYLVEVLMMLFMWASPIVYSWQMVHDRAIAAGISWILPIYENNPVTLAILGFHRAFWTAGGPEQYPDHMLLRLVIAGVVGLVALFFCQRAFARLQGNFAQEI is encoded by the coding sequence ATGAGCACGACCATCGCCGACCGGACCGTCGCCGACCGGACCGTCGCCGACCGGTTCGCCCGTCTCCGCACGGAGCAGCTGGTGCCCGCGGGCCGGACCGCCGGGGGTACCTGGGGGTCGGTGCGCGAGATCCACGGTCAGCGCCAGCTCCTGGACCTCCTGATCCGCCGCGACCTGAAGTCCCGCTACAAGGACAGTGCACTCGGGTTCGCCTGGTCACTCATCCGGCCGCTCGTCCAGCTGGGGATCTACTGGCTGATCCTCGGCAAGATCCTTGGCTCGTCCCGGGCGATCCCCGAGTTCGCCATCTACGTGTTCGCCGGGCTGACCCTGTACGGGCTGTTCAGCGAGATCGTGTCCGGCGCGACCGGCTCCGTCGTCGCGAACGCGGGCCTCCTCAAGAAGGTCTACGTCCCGCGCGAGATCTACCCGCTCTCCGCGGTGGGCGGCGCGCTGTTCAACTTCGGGATCCAGATGGTGATCCTGCTCATCGCGACGGCCGCGTTCCGGTCCTTCCCGATGAACGAGGGGATCCTGTTCTTCTTCCCCGCCACGCTCGTGATCCTGATCTGGGCCACCGCCATCGGCCTGCTGTTCTCGGCACTCAACGTGTACCTGCGGGACATGGCCTACCTGGTCGAGGTCCTGATGATGCTCTTCATGTGGGCGTCCCCGATCGTCTACTCGTGGCAGATGGTGCACGACCGGGCGATCGCCGCGGGGATCAGCTGGATCCTGCCGATCTACGAGAACAACCCCGTCACGCTCGCCATCCTCGGCTTCCACCGCGCCTTCTGGACCGCCGGCGGTCCCGAGCAGTACCCGGACCACATGCTCCTCCGCCTGGTGATCGCCGGTGTCGTGGGACTCGTCGCGCTCTTCTTCTGCCAGCGGGCGTTCGCCCGACTGCAGGGGAACTTCGCACAGGAGATCTGA
- a CDS encoding glycosyltransferase family 2 protein translates to MKLAVTLMVRDEADVIRPWLDHHLAQGVDVFVITDNGSVDGTREALEAFAASGVAEVDLRHDPVHRKQQSETVTRMAREAHTLHGADWVVNADADEFLFAKDRSLTLHEVFERLDPAVNAFVVPVVNMVGPLARRGAGLSRLLWRDERSASELHAAGLISQPSGNAIHVGHPDVAVVQGNHLVTIPAGEAPAEDLALEVLHFPWRSWGQYEHRVEIAGRAYEANPDLNPSPNHHGMRDYRRLQEGVLLHYYALRHVTEAEAEAGPFTRDDSLVRSFADRGTPLADGEDEVVPEDEFVDLRRVGAALAARDAEVDRRETELGRVRENVRLLESTVQHQQLRIDAVEQLANHREAELQRMRARRVVRMADRAGDVARSVRSRIRAH, encoded by the coding sequence ATGAAACTCGCAGTCACGCTCATGGTCCGCGACGAAGCGGACGTCATCCGACCGTGGTTGGACCACCACCTCGCACAGGGCGTGGACGTCTTCGTCATCACCGACAACGGATCGGTCGACGGCACCCGCGAGGCCCTCGAGGCGTTCGCGGCGTCCGGCGTCGCCGAGGTCGACCTCCGACACGACCCGGTGCACCGGAAGCAGCAGAGCGAGACCGTGACACGGATGGCCCGCGAGGCGCACACGCTGCACGGTGCCGACTGGGTCGTCAACGCGGACGCCGACGAGTTCCTGTTCGCCAAGGACCGCAGCCTGACGCTCCACGAGGTGTTCGAACGGCTCGACCCCGCGGTGAACGCGTTCGTCGTCCCCGTCGTCAACATGGTCGGTCCCCTCGCTCGGCGCGGCGCCGGCCTGTCGCGGCTCCTGTGGCGCGACGAACGCTCCGCGTCCGAACTGCACGCGGCGGGCCTCATCTCGCAGCCGTCCGGGAACGCGATCCACGTCGGACACCCGGACGTCGCCGTCGTCCAGGGCAACCACCTCGTGACCATCCCCGCGGGCGAGGCCCCCGCCGAGGACCTCGCGCTCGAGGTCCTGCACTTCCCCTGGCGATCGTGGGGGCAGTACGAGCACCGCGTCGAGATCGCCGGTCGCGCGTACGAGGCGAACCCCGACCTCAACCCGAGCCCGAACCACCACGGGATGCGTGACTACCGGCGCCTCCAGGAGGGCGTCCTGCTCCACTACTACGCGCTCCGCCACGTCACCGAGGCGGAAGCCGAAGCGGGGCCGTTCACCCGGGACGACTCCCTCGTCCGCTCGTTCGCCGACCGCGGGACGCCGCTTGCCGACGGCGAGGACGAGGTCGTCCCGGAGGACGAGTTCGTCGACCTGCGCCGGGTCGGAGCCGCGTTGGCGGCGCGCGATGCCGAGGTCGACCGCCGCGAGACCGAACTCGGACGCGTCCGCGAGAACGTGCGGCTGCTCGAGTCGACGGTGCAGCACCAGCAACTCCGGATCGACGCCGTCGAGCAGCTCGCGAACCACCGGGAGGCCGAGCTCCAGCGCATGCGGGCGCGGCGCGTCGTGCGTATGGCCGACCGTGCGGGCGACGTGGCCCGGTCGGTCCGGTCGCGCATCCGCGCGCACTGA
- a CDS encoding glycosyltransferase family 2 protein has translation MLVSVVVVDWHRADLTVRAVESVLAQRSEHDVEVVLVVNEARDADVARFRRDLPRVVVVPIDRNSGFAGGVTAGIAAARGTVVALLNNDAVADDGFLAHGVAALEAAGPRTAAVAATALLEGTFRPDPDGRDPDDLVAPDGARWRRSEGGVHLVNGTGVVLSRSGNGRDRDWLAPIEGPRETIPVFGFSGGAAFIRREALDQVGGFDPHLFMYYEDVDVSWRLRLTGWDIGHAPHAVVVHRHAASSGSDSPLVRYQSIRNRLAVVLRNATAGTTLRVVLRTTVRALLDLARPDRAQLTPAQWRRLVREAPGLVRHARRARRGDGATRADRRRVEELLEAD, from the coding sequence ATGCTCGTCTCGGTCGTCGTCGTCGACTGGCACCGCGCCGACCTGACCGTGCGCGCGGTGGAGTCCGTCCTCGCGCAGCGCAGCGAGCACGACGTCGAGGTGGTGCTCGTCGTCAACGAGGCCCGCGACGCCGACGTCGCCCGCTTCCGTCGCGACCTGCCGCGGGTGGTCGTCGTGCCGATCGACCGGAACAGCGGGTTCGCGGGCGGGGTGACCGCCGGGATCGCGGCCGCACGGGGAACGGTCGTGGCCCTGCTCAACAACGACGCGGTCGCCGACGACGGCTTCCTGGCACACGGCGTGGCCGCGCTCGAGGCGGCCGGACCCCGCACCGCCGCGGTCGCCGCGACCGCCCTGCTCGAGGGCACCTTCCGCCCGGACCCGGACGGCCGCGACCCCGACGACCTCGTCGCGCCCGACGGGGCACGCTGGCGGCGCTCGGAGGGCGGCGTCCACCTCGTCAACGGCACGGGCGTCGTGCTGTCCCGGAGCGGCAACGGCCGCGACCGCGACTGGCTCGCCCCGATCGAGGGGCCGCGTGAGACGATCCCCGTGTTCGGGTTCAGCGGCGGCGCCGCGTTCATCCGTCGCGAGGCGCTCGACCAGGTGGGCGGGTTCGATCCGCACCTCTTCATGTACTACGAGGACGTCGACGTGTCGTGGCGGCTGCGCCTGACAGGGTGGGACATCGGGCACGCGCCGCACGCCGTGGTGGTCCACCGGCACGCGGCGAGCTCGGGCAGCGACTCACCCCTGGTCCGCTACCAGAGCATCCGGAACCGGCTCGCGGTCGTCCTGCGCAACGCGACGGCCGGCACGACGCTGCGGGTGGTGCTCCGGACCACGGTGCGCGCCCTCCTCGACCTCGCGCGCCCCGACCGCGCACAGCTGACGCCCGCGCAGTGGCGGCGTCTCGTCCGGGAGGCCCCGGGCCTGGTCCGCCATGCCCGTCGCGCCCGTCGCGGCGACGGTGCCACCCGTGCGGACCGTCGGCGGGTCGAGGAGCTCCTCGAGGCGGACTGA
- a CDS encoding glycosyltransferase family 2 protein, with protein sequence MTTTERRTAHVGIVTVSYNSGRYLTDFLASTGASCSGRVPVVVADNRSDDLAGLRAATEASGAVFLELGTNAGYGSAVNRAVAALPPDVDWVLVSNPDVVLAPGSVDRLLATGSERADIGAVGPAIVELDGTVYPSARAVPSLRNGLGHALFANVWPRNPWTARYHSDRDGARRRDAGWLSGACLLVRRSAFERIGGFDERYFMYFEDVDLGYRLSRAGFRNVYEPAARVTHVGAHSTRGVSERMRRAHHASAYRFLASKYHGWYLWPLRVALRLALGVRSRMHGSTI encoded by the coding sequence ATGACGACGACCGAACGACGCACGGCCCACGTCGGGATCGTGACCGTCAGCTACAACTCCGGCCGCTACCTGACCGACTTCCTCGCCTCGACCGGTGCGTCGTGCTCCGGCCGGGTCCCGGTCGTCGTCGCGGACAACCGGTCCGACGACCTGGCCGGGCTCCGCGCGGCGACGGAGGCGAGCGGTGCCGTGTTCCTGGAACTCGGCACCAACGCCGGGTACGGCAGTGCGGTGAACCGCGCCGTGGCCGCGCTCCCCCCGGACGTCGACTGGGTGCTCGTGTCGAACCCGGACGTCGTCCTCGCGCCCGGTTCCGTCGACCGCCTCCTCGCGACCGGCTCGGAACGAGCGGACATCGGCGCCGTCGGCCCGGCGATCGTCGAACTGGACGGGACCGTCTACCCGTCGGCGCGCGCCGTCCCGTCGCTCCGGAACGGGCTCGGCCACGCGCTGTTCGCCAACGTCTGGCCCCGGAACCCGTGGACCGCCCGGTACCACAGCGACCGCGACGGCGCCCGACGACGCGACGCCGGCTGGTTGTCGGGGGCGTGCCTGCTCGTGCGCCGCAGCGCCTTCGAGCGCATCGGCGGGTTCGACGAGCGCTACTTCATGTACTTCGAGGACGTCGACCTCGGCTACCGGCTCTCCAGAGCCGGCTTCCGGAACGTGTACGAGCCGGCGGCTCGCGTCACGCACGTCGGGGCGCACTCCACCCGTGGCGTGTCCGAGCGGATGCGCCGCGCACACCACGCGAGCGCGTACCGGTTCCTCGCCTCGAAGTACCACGGGTGGTACCTGTGGCCGCTGCGCGTCGCGCTCAGGCTCGCCCTGGGTGTCCGCAGCAGGATGCACGGTTCGACCATCTGA
- a CDS encoding glycosyltransferase — MTVTTTGTVSVVIINFRGTDDTLECVARLNEVDWPARQLEIVVVENGSGDDSATRLRAALGDQANVKLVVSDENLGFTGGSNLGARTATGEFVAFLNNDAKPDPQWIREGLAAFAASPRIGAVASKVLDWDGTAIDFVEAGLTWFGMGYKNHTTEPDDGRFDREKDILFGTGSALFVRRALFLEIGGFDEDLFMFYDDVDLGWRLNLYGYRVRFAPNSIVYHKHHGSMKSFGEYREMYLLERNALHMLYKNLDDASLGTILPAALALLARRAVAKGELDSESYDLRRFTGAPDEHEPTTPVSKDTVAGLFAVDQFVADLPKLRQSRAEVQSRRVKTDKEVFRLFGNIFHPLFGNDYYLEGFTAIQDAFQVNRPMMRKRVLIITGDALGEKMAGPGMRAWKIAEALSEHNDVRLVTWNVANRASDQFEVHRVRLQDERAMKVHEEWADVIFFQGFALRHFLTLQASNKIMVVDLYDPMHLEQLEQGREMGDAAWRNQVLVTTEVVNEQLQRGDFFLCASERQRLFWIGQLAAVGRVNPDTYAQDENLKSLIAIAPFGMDSTPPQHTRKAIRGVVPGIGEDDKVVIWGGGIYNWFDTPTLVEAVAKVAERHDDIRLFFLGVAHPNPDVPEMAIVAKTREISEKLGLTNKHVFFNEQWVALDDRQNYLLEADAGVSTHFAHVETTFSFRTRILDYMWANLPIVTTEGDSFGDLVAAEGMGVSVPERDVDALADALEAMLYDEAAIAEARAQVARVRADFTWEKALAPLIEFAHDPYPAPDRANAAVERERTGGGVVIPQIGKSREQRFHEIANSRHGLRRDVMLARHYLTDGGVQELAGKVRNRVSTMRASKYGR; from the coding sequence TTGACCGTCACCACCACGGGCACCGTGTCCGTCGTCATCATCAACTTCCGCGGCACGGACGACACCCTGGAGTGCGTCGCGCGGTTGAACGAGGTCGACTGGCCCGCACGCCAGCTCGAGATCGTCGTCGTCGAGAACGGCTCCGGCGACGACAGTGCGACCCGCCTCCGGGCGGCCCTCGGCGACCAGGCGAACGTCAAGCTCGTCGTGTCCGACGAGAACCTCGGGTTCACCGGCGGCAGCAACCTCGGCGCCCGCACGGCGACCGGCGAGTTCGTGGCGTTCCTCAACAACGACGCCAAGCCGGACCCCCAGTGGATCCGCGAAGGGCTCGCCGCGTTCGCCGCGAGCCCCCGCATCGGCGCGGTCGCCAGCAAGGTCCTCGACTGGGACGGCACGGCGATCGACTTCGTCGAGGCCGGGCTGACCTGGTTCGGCATGGGCTACAAGAACCACACGACCGAGCCCGACGACGGCCGGTTCGACCGCGAGAAGGACATCCTCTTCGGCACGGGGTCGGCGCTCTTCGTGCGCCGGGCGCTGTTCCTCGAGATCGGCGGGTTCGACGAGGACCTGTTCATGTTCTACGACGACGTCGACCTCGGGTGGCGGCTGAACCTGTACGGCTACCGCGTCCGCTTCGCGCCGAACTCGATCGTGTACCACAAGCACCACGGCTCGATGAAGAGCTTCGGCGAGTACCGCGAGATGTACCTGCTCGAGCGCAACGCGCTGCACATGCTCTACAAGAACCTCGACGACGCCAGCCTCGGCACGATCCTCCCCGCGGCCCTCGCCCTCCTCGCCCGTCGTGCCGTCGCCAAGGGCGAGCTCGACAGCGAGTCGTACGACCTCCGCCGCTTCACCGGGGCACCGGACGAGCACGAGCCGACCACACCGGTGTCGAAGGACACCGTGGCCGGTCTGTTCGCGGTCGACCAGTTCGTGGCCGACCTGCCGAAGCTCCGGCAGAGCCGGGCCGAGGTGCAGTCCCGTCGGGTGAAGACCGACAAAGAGGTCTTCCGGCTCTTCGGGAACATCTTCCACCCGCTGTTCGGCAACGACTACTACCTCGAGGGCTTCACCGCCATCCAGGACGCGTTCCAGGTGAACCGGCCGATGATGCGCAAGCGCGTCCTCATCATCACGGGCGACGCGCTCGGCGAGAAGATGGCCGGCCCGGGCATGCGGGCGTGGAAGATCGCCGAGGCGCTGAGCGAGCACAACGACGTCCGCCTCGTCACCTGGAACGTCGCCAACCGGGCCTCGGACCAGTTCGAGGTGCACCGCGTCCGTCTGCAGGACGAGCGCGCGATGAAGGTGCACGAGGAGTGGGCCGACGTCATCTTCTTCCAGGGCTTCGCACTGCGGCACTTCCTGACGCTGCAGGCCTCGAACAAGATCATGGTCGTCGACCTCTACGACCCGATGCACCTCGAGCAGCTCGAGCAGGGGCGCGAGATGGGCGACGCCGCGTGGCGGAACCAGGTCCTCGTGACCACCGAGGTCGTCAACGAGCAGCTCCAGCGCGGCGACTTCTTCCTGTGCGCCTCGGAGCGACAGCGGTTGTTCTGGATCGGGCAGCTCGCGGCCGTGGGTCGCGTGAACCCCGACACCTACGCGCAGGACGAGAACCTGAAGTCCCTCATCGCGATCGCACCGTTCGGCATGGACTCGACGCCGCCGCAGCACACCCGCAAGGCGATCCGCGGTGTCGTGCCCGGCATCGGCGAGGACGACAAGGTCGTCATCTGGGGTGGCGGCATCTACAACTGGTTCGACACCCCGACCCTGGTCGAGGCCGTCGCGAAGGTCGCCGAGCGCCACGACGACATCCGCCTGTTCTTCCTCGGTGTCGCGCACCCGAACCCCGACGTGCCCGAGATGGCCATCGTCGCGAAGACCCGCGAGATCAGCGAGAAGCTCGGGCTGACGAACAAGCACGTGTTCTTCAACGAGCAGTGGGTCGCGCTCGACGACCGCCAGAACTACCTGCTCGAGGCCGACGCCGGCGTCTCGACGCACTTCGCGCACGTCGAGACGACGTTCTCGTTCCGCACCCGGATCCTCGACTACATGTGGGCGAACCTGCCGATCGTCACCACCGAGGGCGACAGCTTCGGCGACCTCGTGGCCGCCGAGGGCATGGGCGTCTCCGTCCCGGAGCGTGACGTCGACGCCCTCGCCGACGCACTCGAGGCGATGCTCTACGACGAGGCCGCCATCGCCGAGGCCCGAGCACAGGTCGCCCGGGTCCGTGCGGACTTCACCTGGGAGAAGGCGCTCGCGCCGCTCATCGAGTTCGCGCACGACCCGTACCCGGCTCCCGACCGCGCGAACGCCGCTGTCGAACGGGAGCGCACGGGCGGAGGCGTCGTCATCCCGCAGATCGGCAAGTCGCGCGAGCAGCGGTTCCACGAGATCGCGAACAGCCGGCACGGGCTCCGTCGCGACGTCATGCTCGCGAGGCACTACCTGACCGACGGCGGCGTCCAGGAACTCGCGGGCAAGGTGCGCAACCGTGTCTCGACGATGCGCGCGAGCAAGTACGGACGCTGA
- a CDS encoding glycosyltransferase family 1 protein, translated as MVDLPVLVDATSLPPNRGGVARYIVGLLRGLAEDGVAVGVVVKPDDLSWLRSVAPSHRYAVAPAAVARRPVRLLWEQVGLPLLALRARARVLHCPHYTFPLAAGRRSVVTLHDATFFSDPDAHGALKRRFFRLWTRLARRHARATVTPSAATAAEIARFVPHTAVPNVVAHLGVDPAVFHEPTPEAVRSFAAEHDLDPGEGWVAFLGTVEPRKQVAALVAAHAELPDAPPLVVSGGLGWDPTARDLLERAGNRPGARLRHLGFLPNDHLAAFLGGATVVAYPSTGEGFGLPVLEAMACGAAVLTTRRLAIPEVGGDAVAYVEPTADAIAAGLAGLLADPALRSALATDGRQRAQTFTWRACARVHEEVYAA; from the coding sequence GTGGTCGACCTCCCGGTCCTCGTCGACGCGACCAGTCTCCCGCCGAACCGCGGAGGCGTGGCGCGCTACATCGTGGGCCTGTTGCGCGGCCTGGCCGAGGACGGCGTGGCGGTGGGTGTCGTCGTGAAGCCCGACGACCTGTCGTGGCTCCGATCGGTGGCGCCGTCGCACCGCTACGCGGTCGCGCCCGCCGCCGTGGCGCGTCGTCCGGTCCGACTGCTCTGGGAACAGGTCGGGCTGCCGCTCCTGGCCCTGCGGGCGCGGGCACGGGTGCTGCACTGTCCCCACTACACGTTCCCCCTCGCCGCTGGCCGCAGGTCCGTCGTCACGCTGCACGACGCGACCTTCTTCAGCGACCCCGACGCACACGGGGCCCTGAAGCGCCGGTTCTTCCGGCTGTGGACCCGACTCGCCCGCCGTCACGCGCGGGCCACGGTCACGCCGAGCGCCGCGACGGCCGCGGAGATCGCCCGCTTCGTGCCCCACACCGCGGTCCCCAACGTCGTCGCGCACCTCGGCGTCGACCCTGCGGTGTTCCACGAGCCGACCCCGGAGGCCGTGCGCTCGTTCGCGGCCGAGCACGACCTCGACCCCGGCGAGGGCTGGGTTGCGTTCCTCGGGACCGTCGAGCCCCGGAAGCAGGTCGCCGCCCTCGTCGCCGCCCACGCCGAACTCCCGGACGCTCCCCCGCTCGTCGTCTCCGGCGGCCTGGGTTGGGACCCGACGGCTCGGGACCTGCTCGAACGCGCGGGGAACCGGCCCGGCGCCCGCCTCCGTCACCTCGGTTTCCTGCCCAACGACCATCTCGCCGCGTTCCTCGGCGGCGCGACCGTCGTGGCGTACCCGAGCACCGGCGAGGGCTTCGGACTCCCGGTCCTCGAGGCCATGGCGTGCGGTGCCGCCGTCCTGACGACGCGCCGTCTGGCGATCCCGGAGGTCGGAGGCGACGCCGTCGCGTACGTGGAGCCCACGGCGGACGCGATCGCCGCGGGTCTCGCGGGCCTGCTCGCCGACCCGGCGCTGCGCTCCGCCCTCGCCACCGACGGCCGACAGCGTGCGCAGACCTTCACCTGGCGCGCGTGCGCTCGCGTGCACGAGGAGGTCTACGCGGCATGA
- a CDS encoding glycosyltransferase family 39 protein, translated as MSAAESWAEGPRSATRERRREGRARRDARLEVAGLVAAVVFVVLASVARALSNGPLSTADETAHLDYAYEVWHGHLPVFERGIQFHPAFGAVPPVQWVSQHPPLFYALLAPVVGPLIDGNHLYIAVIAGRFEDALIAGTTVLATWWAARQVRPGDRVVAVVAALATASTGMLILVGGAIYNDLVNVTFCALAIGLAARALRTGLTTRLVVAAALVGVGGMLSRLVFAVFLLGLVVALFVAPTRAVTARGAWGRRVLAAVVVGVVAALGAGWFYLRNRALTGNVAGSHPAWAAAHLGRHDRTASSVVTDKGFWEQLFAVYRAGLPTTSPLTWVLLLAPLVLAAVVGVVVLVRTLRARGRRHGSAAADAQPAEVDGVVGRPLWGVPAGWWVAAMMVAVFVLTVFLEVRFVMGGGAPNTRYALPLVPVTAIVGAIGLTALGRIAGTVLTVLWSICAVVAYSSAVGLVTPVGPAIALTATRGDYVVSLVVFAFMVVAAVVLRLRRPPAVGVDAGSESDVHADHGGRPDGA; from the coding sequence GTGTCCGCAGCTGAGTCGTGGGCCGAGGGACCCCGGAGTGCGACGCGGGAGCGACGCCGGGAGGGACGGGCGCGGCGGGACGCGCGGCTCGAGGTCGCCGGGTTGGTCGCCGCCGTGGTGTTCGTCGTGCTCGCCTCGGTCGCCCGTGCGCTGAGCAACGGGCCGCTGTCGACGGCCGACGAGACCGCGCACCTCGACTACGCCTACGAGGTGTGGCACGGTCACCTCCCGGTCTTCGAGCGCGGGATCCAGTTCCACCCCGCCTTCGGGGCCGTCCCGCCCGTGCAGTGGGTCTCGCAGCACCCGCCGCTGTTCTACGCGCTCCTCGCGCCCGTGGTCGGACCGCTCATCGACGGCAACCACCTCTACATCGCGGTGATCGCCGGCCGGTTCGAGGACGCGCTCATCGCGGGGACGACGGTGCTCGCGACGTGGTGGGCCGCGCGGCAGGTGCGTCCGGGGGACCGCGTCGTCGCGGTCGTGGCCGCGCTCGCCACCGCGTCGACCGGCATGCTCATCCTCGTCGGTGGCGCGATCTACAACGACCTCGTCAACGTCACGTTCTGCGCGCTCGCGATCGGGCTGGCGGCGCGGGCGTTGCGGACCGGCCTGACGACGCGGCTCGTCGTCGCCGCGGCGCTCGTCGGCGTGGGCGGCATGCTGAGTCGGCTCGTGTTCGCCGTCTTCCTCCTGGGCCTCGTCGTCGCCCTGTTCGTCGCGCCGACCCGTGCCGTCACCGCGCGCGGGGCGTGGGGGCGCCGGGTGCTGGCGGCCGTCGTCGTCGGTGTCGTCGCCGCGCTCGGGGCGGGGTGGTTCTACCTCCGCAATCGCGCGCTCACCGGCAACGTGGCCGGCAGCCACCCGGCCTGGGCCGCGGCGCACCTCGGTCGGCACGACCGGACCGCGTCGTCCGTCGTGACCGACAAGGGGTTCTGGGAGCAGCTGTTCGCCGTGTACCGGGCCGGCCTGCCGACGACGAGCCCGCTCACGTGGGTCCTGCTCCTCGCACCGCTCGTGCTCGCCGCGGTCGTCGGTGTCGTCGTCCTCGTCCGCACGCTGCGTGCACGCGGACGCCGCCACGGCTCCGCCGCCGCCGATGCGCAGCCGGCCGAGGTCGACGGGGTCGTCGGGCGGCCGCTCTGGGGTGTCCCGGCAGGGTGGTGGGTCGCGGCGATGATGGTCGCGGTCTTCGTGCTGACGGTGTTCCTCGAGGTCCGGTTCGTGATGGGCGGTGGCGCCCCGAACACCCGCTACGCGCTCCCGCTCGTCCCGGTCACCGCGATCGTCGGGGCGATCGGACTGACCGCGCTCGGGCGCATCGCGGGCACGGTCCTGACGGTGCTCTGGTCGATCTGCGCCGTCGTGGCCTACTCGAGCGCCGTCGGGCTCGTGACCCCGGTCGGCCCGGCGATCGCGCTGACCGCCACGCGTGGCGACTACGTCGTCTCGCTCGTCGTCTTCGCGTTCATGGTGGTGGCGGCCGTCGTGCTCCGCCTCCGGCGGCCGCCGGCAGTCGGCGTCGACGCGGGTTCCGAGTCCGACGTCCACGCCGACCACGGCGGACGGCCCGACGGCGCCTGA
- a CDS encoding ABC transporter ATP-binding protein: MSIDNDLIAPSETEDAVFEDAPTVVSIRNVSKRFVIRKDNSLKERIVTLGRAGRRHSEDFWALKDVNLDIPAGTTIGLLGPNGSGKSTLLKVIGGILEPSTGSVARRGRLAALIELGAGFHPDLTGRENVFLNAAILGLTQEEAEEKFDDILRFSGIGEFIDTQVKFYSSGMYVRLAFAVAIHTDPDVLLVDEVLAVGDEQFQKKCLDKIREFQQQGRTIILVSHSLGQVQELCDHAVVLHHGEVKFQGSARHAVKNFREILEGRRVAEAEAAGEEATPGKVERVEIAAPGRAPGEELQPGDDLVIRMTVSHTSPLEEWNSGFKIENQHGHLVYGTDSRKIGFTHQPLHGRTIVEYRLRDIQFGGGPYFIHCFLAKKTGEHIAILREAARFVMADDDRHAGMTRVSTVAREIPA, from the coding sequence ATGTCGATCGACAACGACCTCATCGCCCCGAGCGAGACCGAGGACGCCGTGTTCGAGGACGCCCCGACCGTCGTCAGCATCCGGAACGTCTCGAAGCGCTTCGTCATCCGGAAGGACAACTCCCTCAAGGAACGGATCGTCACGCTCGGTCGCGCCGGGCGCCGACACAGCGAGGACTTCTGGGCCCTCAAGGACGTCAACCTCGACATCCCGGCCGGGACGACGATCGGACTGCTCGGGCCGAACGGATCGGGCAAGTCGACCCTGCTCAAGGTGATCGGCGGCATCCTCGAGCCCAGCACGGGGTCGGTCGCTCGGCGCGGGCGCCTCGCTGCGCTCATCGAACTCGGTGCGGGCTTCCACCCGGACCTCACCGGCCGCGAGAACGTGTTCCTCAACGCCGCGATCCTCGGTCTCACACAAGAGGAAGCCGAGGAGAAGTTCGACGACATCCTCCGGTTCAGCGGCATCGGCGAGTTCATCGACACGCAGGTCAAGTTCTACAGCTCGGGCATGTACGTCCGGCTCGCGTTCGCCGTCGCGATCCACACCGACCCGGACGTCCTCCTCGTCGACGAGGTCCTGGCCGTGGGCGACGAGCAGTTCCAGAAGAAGTGCCTCGACAAGATCCGCGAGTTCCAGCAGCAGGGTCGGACGATCATCCTCGTCAGCCACTCCCTCGGACAGGTCCAGGAGCTCTGCGACCACGCCGTCGTCCTGCACCACGGCGAGGTCAAGTTCCAGGGGTCCGCGCGGCACGCCGTCAAGAACTTCCGCGAGATCCTCGAGGGCCGCCGCGTCGCCGAGGCCGAGGCCGCGGGCGAGGAAGCGACGCCCGGCAAGGTCGAGCGCGTCGAGATCGCCGCGCCGGGCCGCGCGCCGGGCGAGGAACTCCAGCCGGGCGACGACCTCGTCATCCGGATGACCGTGTCCCACACGTCGCCGCTGGAGGAGTGGAACTCGGGGTTCAAGATCGAGAACCAGCACGGCCACCTCGTGTACGGAACCGACAGCCGCAAGATCGGCTTCACGCACCAGCCGTTGCACGGTCGGACCATCGTGGAGTACCGGCTCCGGGACATCCAGTTCGGTGGTGGCCCGTACTTCATCCACTGCTTCCTCGCCAAGAAGACCGGGGAGCACATCGCGATCCTGCGCGAGGCGGCCCGGTTCGTCATGGCCGACGACGACCGTCACGCCGGGATGACGCGGGTGTCGACCGTCGCACGCGAGATCCCCGCCTGA